The Brasilonema sennae CENA114 genome includes a region encoding these proteins:
- a CDS encoding BMP family ABC transporter substrate-binding protein, with protein MERRKFIKYATLAGTSFTFAGCNQGGKSQPQGEVPVWASPMAANEVLKVGFIYVEPIGEAGWTYAHDLGRREMEANLQQRVKTTFVENVSEDANAQRVLRQLALEGNKLIFATSFGYMNPTFEVAKDFPNVRFEQCSGPKRVTNVGTYLGRFEEPRYLTGMIAGKMTKSNVIGFVGSYPIPEVIRGIGAFTQGLRKTNPKAKVRVVWVENWYDPAKEREAAQALVNLGADVLTQDTNSAAPIQLAEEKGIYAFGYNTDMSRFGAKACLTSDLNQWGKFYTEQALAVINGTWKSEEVWYGIAQEMVDISPLNPVIPQDVQQLVMAKRDEFIKGTAHPFDGPVKDQNGVLRVPNGQVLSDREQLAMDWYVEGIEGLIPKVQS; from the coding sequence ATGGAGCGTCGTAAGTTTATAAAGTATGCCACTTTAGCAGGAACTAGCTTTACATTTGCTGGTTGTAACCAAGGCGGTAAATCTCAACCACAGGGTGAAGTACCTGTCTGGGCTTCACCTATGGCGGCGAACGAAGTTCTTAAGGTAGGATTTATCTACGTTGAACCTATAGGTGAAGCTGGGTGGACTTATGCCCACGATTTAGGTCGCAGAGAAATGGAGGCAAATCTTCAGCAAAGGGTGAAAACCACTTTTGTGGAAAATGTGAGTGAAGATGCCAACGCCCAAAGGGTTCTTCGTCAATTGGCGTTAGAAGGTAATAAGTTAATTTTCGCGACTTCTTTTGGCTACATGAACCCAACTTTTGAAGTAGCAAAAGATTTTCCCAATGTTCGTTTTGAGCAATGTAGTGGACCTAAACGCGTTACAAATGTCGGTACTTATCTGGGACGCTTTGAAGAACCGCGATACTTAACTGGCATGATTGCTGGTAAAATGACAAAATCGAATGTGATTGGTTTTGTTGGTTCATACCCAATTCCTGAAGTGATTCGAGGAATAGGCGCGTTTACGCAAGGACTGCGCAAGACGAATCCGAAAGCAAAAGTAAGAGTAGTCTGGGTTGAGAATTGGTATGATCCAGCCAAAGAAAGAGAAGCAGCGCAAGCTTTGGTTAACTTAGGTGCAGACGTCCTAACACAAGATACTAACTCTGCTGCCCCGATTCAACTAGCAGAGGAAAAGGGTATTTATGCTTTTGGCTACAACACTGATATGAGTAGGTTTGGTGCAAAAGCTTGTTTAACATCAGATCTGAATCAATGGGGTAAATTTTATACAGAGCAAGCCTTGGCTGTGATCAATGGTACTTGGAAGTCTGAAGAAGTTTGGTATGGAATTGCCCAAGAAATGGTGGATATTTCGCCCTTGAATCCTGTAATTCCTCAAGATGTTCAACAATTGGTGATGGCGAAGCGTGATGAGTTTATTAAAGGTACAGCACATCCTTTTGATGGCCCAGTCAAAGACCAAAACGGTGTGCTGCGAGTCCCGAACGGTCAGGTGTTGAGTGATAGGGAACAACTAGCAATGGATTGGTATGTAGAAGGAATTGAAGGATTGATTCCAAAGGTACAATCGTGA
- a CDS encoding phycobiliprotein lyase, which produces MRLIPPMTMMDFFRKSQGTWFTQRTVHHFDLAADQSGESNLIIQVVEPEDPRVKTICENQGIDPARAMGGGSFMWQENQDNREPNPDQAAVLVDVPDDESLLSGKLIRDRGYVEKMPVTSRYWFGKDGILTMDTEYDINQGQERCWFITDDFRVRVSTVRAINGVYMMTYCSERRCVSEATLNQLIEQNLARASAS; this is translated from the coding sequence ATGCGGCTGATTCCACCCATGACTATGATGGACTTTTTTCGTAAGAGTCAAGGCACGTGGTTTACCCAACGCACTGTCCACCATTTTGACCTGGCGGCGGATCAGTCTGGGGAGTCAAATTTGATTATTCAAGTCGTTGAACCAGAAGATCCAAGAGTGAAAACGATTTGTGAAAATCAAGGAATTGATCCTGCCAGGGCAATGGGAGGAGGCAGTTTTATGTGGCAGGAAAACCAGGACAATCGCGAACCCAATCCAGATCAAGCGGCGGTGCTCGTTGATGTGCCAGATGATGAAAGTTTGTTGTCTGGAAAACTGATCCGCGATCGCGGCTACGTGGAAAAAATGCCAGTTACTAGTCGCTACTGGTTTGGTAAAGATGGCATTTTGACAATGGACACGGAATATGATATCAACCAGGGACAAGAACGGTGCTGGTTTATTACTGATGACTTTCGTGTGCGTGTTAGTACTGTGCGTGCTATAAATGGTGTATATATGATGACATATTGTTCAGAACGCCGTTGCGTATCAGAGGCAACCTTAAATCAATTGATTGAACAGAATTTGGCAAGAGCATCAGCAAGTTAA
- a CDS encoding pentapeptide repeat-containing protein, producing the protein MTAKNSNISLSSNIAALKAGEAVNHEDLYQSDLRGLDLQRANLRQTNLVGANLSGANLSGADLSGADLRKADLQGADLSNANLQGAFLHRTSVQKANFSGANLEGAKLQAARYDQDTIWPEGFAYKSCGAIGPGANLSGAHLNTANLRDADLRNANLLGAYLCGADLTGANLQNARLSGADLRLAYLTGADLRNARLNNVDLQGADLRATNFSGVEIEYLQSIAGADFTLVQGLSEAIRALLLSRPALELDAWNSFTRKTTRQSLEVGDSANK; encoded by the coding sequence ATGACTGCAAAAAACTCCAATATTTCCTTATCTAGTAACATAGCAGCCCTCAAAGCAGGAGAGGCTGTCAATCATGAAGATTTGTATCAGTCCGACCTCAGGGGACTCGATTTGCAACGAGCAAACCTGCGCCAGACAAATCTGGTTGGAGCCAATCTGAGTGGAGCCAATCTGAGTGGGGCAGATCTGAGTGGTGCTGATCTGCGTAAGGCTGACTTGCAGGGCGCTGATTTGAGCAATGCTAATTTGCAAGGAGCATTTTTGCACCGCACATCTGTTCAGAAAGCAAATTTTAGCGGTGCGAATTTGGAAGGAGCTAAACTACAAGCAGCTCGATATGACCAAGACACAATTTGGCCGGAAGGATTTGCTTACAAAAGCTGTGGAGCAATTGGTCCAGGTGCCAATCTCAGCGGTGCTCACCTCAACACTGCCAATTTGAGAGATGCTGATTTGAGGAATGCAAATCTGTTGGGAGCATACCTATGTGGTGCAGATCTCACTGGAGCAAATTTACAGAATGCACGCCTGAGTGGTGCGGATTTACGGTTAGCCTATTTGACAGGAGCTGACTTACGGAATGCGCGACTGAATAATGTAGATTTACAAGGGGCAGATTTGCGAGCTACCAACTTCAGTGGTGTTGAAATCGAGTACCTTCAGAGTATTGCTGGGGCAGATTTTACTCTTGTTCAGGGATTGAGTGAGGCGATAAGAGCTCTTTTACTCAGCCGTCCTGCTTTAGAATTGGATGCTTGGAATTCCTTTACTCGCAAAACAACGCGTCAAAGTTTAGAAGTTGGTGATAGCGCCAACAAATAA
- a CDS encoding 2-dehydropantoate 2-reductase, with protein sequence MKICIVGAGAIGGYLGAKLALSGNEVTLIVRGAHLEAIQKNGLKLMMPDGSTHVATPSLATSDMSQAEPQDVVILAVKTTSVAAIAPNLPSLYKPETMVVTAQNGIPWWYFRKHGGEYEGTAIQSVDPDGTIEAHINVERVIGCVVYPATEIVEPGVIKHIEGDRFSLGEIDASKTERIQLLAQALKSAGLKAPIRTQIRTDLWVKLWGNVAFNPISALTGATLDHICQYPLTRELAKQMMSEAQAIAQKLGIDFGITLDQRIDGAQKVGAHKTSMLQDVEAFRPTEVDAIVGAVAELGRLTRTPTPHIDAIYASVKLLEKTHMGN encoded by the coding sequence ATGAAAATCTGTATTGTTGGCGCGGGTGCTATTGGTGGTTATTTGGGAGCAAAGTTGGCGCTTTCTGGCAATGAGGTGACGCTGATTGTTCGTGGTGCTCATTTAGAAGCAATTCAAAAAAATGGGCTGAAACTGATGATGCCAGATGGCTCAACTCACGTAGCTACACCAAGTTTGGCAACTAGTGATATGAGTCAAGCCGAACCTCAGGATGTGGTGATTTTGGCTGTTAAAACTACGAGTGTGGCGGCGATCGCCCCCAATCTCCCCTCTCTCTATAAACCTGAAACAATGGTAGTGACAGCTCAGAATGGCATTCCCTGGTGGTACTTTCGCAAGCACGGCGGCGAGTATGAAGGAACTGCGATTCAATCTGTAGATCCAGATGGTACCATTGAAGCTCATATTAATGTTGAGCGCGTGATTGGTTGTGTTGTTTACCCAGCGACTGAGATAGTTGAACCGGGTGTGATTAAACATATTGAGGGCGATCGCTTCAGTCTGGGTGAAATCGATGCTTCTAAAACCGAACGGATTCAGTTGTTAGCGCAAGCTTTGAAGTCAGCAGGTTTGAAAGCACCCATACGCACTCAAATCCGCACTGATCTGTGGGTGAAGTTGTGGGGGAACGTAGCGTTTAATCCCATTAGCGCCTTGACTGGTGCAACACTCGATCATATTTGCCAATACCCTTTGACTCGCGAACTAGCAAAACAGATGATGAGCGAAGCACAGGCGATCGCCCAAAAGCTGGGGATTGATTTTGGCATCACCTTGGATCAGCGAATTGACGGTGCCCAAAAAGTTGGTGCTCACAAAACTTCGATGCTGCAGGATGTTGAAGCGTTTCGTCCAACAGAAGTGGATGCGATCGTTGGTGCTGTCGCAGAACTGGGAAGACTGACGCGAACTCCCACTCCCCATATTGATGCTATCTATGCCAGTGTTAAGTTGCTGGAGAAAACCCACATGGGGAACTAG
- a CDS encoding transposase gives MTGLYISAIERYQNAERTISIDEMTGIQATERLEKDLPMRPGKVERREFEYIRHGTQSLIANFDVATGKIIEPTCGDSRTEVDFVLNIRRIIESEPNAKKWHLIMDCLNTHQSESLVRLVAEKEGLNIDLGIKGKRGILKSMKSRAAFLSDKTHRIVFHYTPKHSSWLNQIEIWFSILVRKLLQRASFKSQDDLKTRILEFIDYFNKTMAKPFQWTYKGKVLAV, from the coding sequence ATTACTGGTTTATACATAAGTGCGATTGAACGTTATCAAAACGCAGAGCGTACAATATCAATTGATGAAATGACGGGTATTCAAGCTACAGAGCGTCTAGAAAAAGATTTACCGATGCGACCTGGTAAAGTTGAAAGAAGGGAGTTTGAGTATATTCGTCACGGTACACAGAGTTTAATTGCTAATTTTGATGTCGCTACTGGTAAGATTATCGAGCCTACTTGTGGAGATTCTCGAACAGAAGTTGATTTTGTTCTCAATATTCGTCGAATCATTGAAAGTGAACCCAATGCTAAAAAATGGCATCTAATCATGGATTGTCTGAATACGCATCAGTCTGAATCGCTGGTTCGTTTGGTTGCAGAAAAAGAAGGTTTGAATATCGATCTGGGTATTAAAGGAAAAAGGGGAATACTCAAATCCATGAAATCCCGTGCTGCTTTTTTAAGTGACAAAACACATCGAATTGTTTTCCATTACACCCCTAAACACTCTTCTTGGCTCAACCAGATTGAAATTTGGTTCAGTATTTTGGTTCGTAAGTTACTTCAGCGTGCTAGCTTCAAGAGTCAGGATGACCTAAAAACCCGAATTCTTGAATTTATCGACTACTTTAATAAAACAATGGCTAAACCTTTTCAGTGGACATATAAGGGTAAAGTGTTAGCTGTCTAA
- a CDS encoding 15,16-dihydrobiliverdin:ferredoxin oxidoreductase, with the protein MYKPFVKHLENELFNRFNLQNRAIPAGLELKVSDRGRNPATIQSWCYQCRQLRKIRYTYIDAGESAQIFNSVIYPNHHYDLPLLGVDFLSFGKIKNLVVLDFQPLFQDDAYQRKYIEPLKFLHAKYPDLAQNLEMKFYDANQYFSKYLLFAKTDAETVATRLLAAFNDYLNLYWQMLDEAEPLQDPEDIARIVKAQKDYDQYSAERDPASGLFSSYFGHEWAERFLYGFLFEDAVPLAATAKK; encoded by the coding sequence ATGTACAAGCCCTTTGTAAAACATTTAGAAAATGAACTGTTTAACAGATTCAATTTACAAAATCGGGCAATTCCAGCAGGGTTAGAGTTGAAGGTCAGCGATCGCGGCAGAAACCCAGCAACCATTCAAAGCTGGTGCTATCAATGCCGACAATTGCGAAAAATTCGCTATACCTACATTGATGCGGGCGAAAGTGCTCAAATTTTCAATAGCGTTATTTATCCTAACCATCATTACGACTTACCCTTGTTGGGAGTAGATTTTCTGTCGTTCGGCAAAATAAAAAACTTGGTTGTGCTTGATTTTCAGCCTCTGTTCCAAGATGATGCGTATCAGCGCAAGTACATTGAGCCATTGAAATTCCTACACGCTAAATATCCAGATTTGGCACAAAACTTGGAGATGAAGTTTTATGACGCCAATCAATATTTCTCTAAATACCTACTGTTTGCCAAAACAGATGCCGAAACCGTCGCGACACGCTTACTTGCAGCGTTCAACGACTACTTGAATTTGTACTGGCAAATGCTAGATGAGGCGGAACCTCTACAAGATCCAGAAGACATTGCGCGAATCGTCAAGGCGCAAAAAGATTACGACCAATACAGTGCTGAACGCGATCCGGCGTCAGGTCTATTCAGCAGTTACTTTGGTCATGAGTGGGCAGAACGCTTCCTCTACGGGTTTTTGTTTGAAGATGCAGTACCATTAGCCGCTACCGCTAAAAAGTAG
- a CDS encoding acyl--CoA ligase, giving the protein MNIFELLAGEDDHPALVAPEGSTLTYKQLRENVVELVSQLNSFGLQRGERIAIAMSNGVPMVLSFIAAALCGTAAPLNPKYKQEEFGFYYEDTQAKALITLPDVPEAAIAQGATPSGSIAAATPDMIHIHAQVSENGTLSFELVKTACGEGKSLGNQEFPDSDDVAMILHTSGTTSRPKRVPIRHRNLIASANNIIGAYSLSPADTTLCFMPLFHIHGLVGCMLATLASGGTLVIPDGFNALSFWKLVETYKPTWYSAAPTMHQTILARASRNEAIIKANRFRFIRSSSAPLAPVIIEQMEATLNAPVLESYSMTEAAHLMATNPLPPKVRKPGTVGYGFGVEVGIMDEDGNLVPQGSLGEVVVKGPNVIDGYENNPQANATAFVNGWFRTGDQGTLDAEGYLRLTGRIKELINRGGEKISPLEVDDILLRHPAVAEALAFAVPHKSLGEDIHAAVVLKGETSEKELLAYCASLLADFKVPNQIHILDELPRGATGKLQRLNMAKLLKL; this is encoded by the coding sequence ATGAATATATTTGAGCTTTTAGCAGGGGAAGACGATCATCCAGCCTTGGTTGCACCAGAGGGATCAACACTCACCTATAAGCAACTGCGTGAGAACGTGGTCGAACTGGTATCCCAACTCAACAGTTTTGGTTTGCAACGGGGCGAACGCATCGCCATTGCCATGTCAAACGGGGTACCTATGGTACTCAGCTTTATTGCGGCGGCTTTATGTGGTACTGCAGCACCACTCAATCCAAAATACAAGCAAGAAGAATTTGGCTTTTACTACGAAGATACTCAGGCAAAAGCCTTGATTACGCTGCCTGACGTGCCAGAAGCTGCGATCGCCCAAGGGGCGACTCCTTCTGGGAGTATCGCCGCTGCTACGCCCGACATGATACACATTCATGCTCAGGTTAGCGAGAACGGCACATTAAGCTTTGAATTAGTGAAAACAGCTTGCGGGGAAGGGAAATCCTTGGGCAATCAAGAGTTTCCCGACTCCGACGATGTGGCGATGATTCTGCACACCAGCGGTACCACGAGTCGTCCCAAGCGAGTCCCGATTCGGCATCGTAACTTGATTGCTTCTGCTAATAATATTATCGGTGCATACTCACTTTCGCCAGCTGACACGACACTCTGTTTTATGCCTTTGTTCCACATTCACGGGCTGGTGGGGTGTATGCTGGCAACTCTGGCATCTGGCGGAACGCTCGTCATACCCGATGGTTTCAATGCTCTAAGTTTCTGGAAACTGGTGGAAACTTATAAACCCACTTGGTACTCGGCTGCACCCACCATGCACCAAACAATTCTAGCGCGAGCTAGCCGTAACGAAGCCATTATCAAAGCGAACCGCTTCCGCTTCATTCGCTCTAGCAGCGCTCCCCTTGCCCCTGTCATTATCGAACAAATGGAAGCAACGCTCAATGCTCCTGTCTTAGAATCTTACAGCATGACCGAAGCTGCTCACTTGATGGCGACTAATCCGTTACCGCCTAAAGTACGTAAACCGGGCACGGTTGGCTATGGCTTTGGTGTGGAAGTCGGTATTATGGACGAAGATGGCAATTTAGTGCCTCAAGGAAGCTTGGGCGAAGTTGTGGTAAAAGGACCAAATGTAATTGATGGCTACGAGAATAACCCACAAGCTAATGCCACTGCTTTTGTGAATGGTTGGTTCCGTACTGGCGATCAGGGGACACTGGATGCTGAGGGGTATCTGCGCCTGACTGGACGGATTAAGGAATTAATTAACCGAGGCGGTGAAAAAATTTCTCCACTAGAAGTAGATGATATACTGCTGCGTCATCCTGCAGTTGCTGAAGCCCTTGCTTTTGCCGTACCTCATAAATCCTTGGGAGAAGATATTCACGCGGCTGTCGTCCTTAAGGGTGAAACCAGCGAAAAGGAACTTTTGGCTTACTGTGCAAGCCTATTGGCAGACTTCAAAGTCCCTAACCAAATTCACATTTTAGATGAACTACCCCGTGGAGCGACAGGGAAGTTGCAACGGCTGAATATGGCGAAGTTGCTCAAGCTATAG
- a CDS encoding MFS transporter gives MRRLICMMVLYYLIQSYGCYPGLFNLPLRIYLKDNLGLSPAQLASFTSFIFLPWLVRPFFGIIQDAIPLFGYQFKSYFFICYGLALILLLGLCGFQVNTINMLAGGLILVNICIAFSDVLTDKIMVVQGTMLGKTALLQAVQWTSLSFGVALLYYISGWLATNSNLSIAFGATAIVPLIGLIGTFILLGDEKKQHTTVSMKSSLKSLLLTLKSQRFLAILGFIACLEFTLIPPLVDYVVYYYKDTLKFDAQFIGLLGTFEAIANGLGAIVFGIFAARMSRKLLLNLAIGLTAVSTLGLLFIQNEQSAILASIFFGFFYMISMLGVLELAARACPVGVEATTYALLMSVYNLAKQPGPILGGYLYNRGIPVSILVIVSAVFTMLCWFLIPLLKLKQSSDTPS, from the coding sequence ATGCGCCGACTTATTTGCATGATGGTTCTGTATTATTTAATTCAATCTTATGGATGTTATCCAGGACTTTTCAATCTTCCACTGAGGATCTATCTAAAAGATAACCTTGGACTTTCACCAGCACAGTTGGCAAGCTTCACCAGTTTTATTTTTCTTCCCTGGTTAGTAAGACCATTTTTCGGAATCATTCAGGATGCAATTCCGCTCTTTGGCTATCAGTTCAAAAGCTATTTTTTTATCTGCTATGGGCTAGCGCTGATTCTTTTATTAGGATTATGCGGTTTTCAAGTTAATACGATTAACATGCTGGCAGGCGGTCTTATTTTAGTCAATATATGCATAGCTTTTAGCGATGTGCTGACAGACAAAATCATGGTCGTTCAAGGCACGATGTTAGGCAAAACAGCTCTCTTACAAGCAGTTCAATGGACTTCTCTGAGTTTTGGTGTGGCGCTTCTGTATTATATCAGCGGCTGGCTCGCTACAAATTCTAATCTATCCATCGCTTTTGGAGCAACTGCAATTGTGCCGTTGATTGGTTTAATTGGAACCTTCATATTACTTGGAGATGAAAAAAAGCAGCACACAACTGTTTCAATGAAAAGTAGTTTGAAATCCCTTTTGTTAACACTAAAATCGCAACGGTTTCTAGCTATTCTTGGCTTTATTGCTTGTCTTGAATTCACTCTTATTCCGCCTCTGGTAGATTACGTGGTATATTACTATAAAGATACTTTGAAATTTGACGCTCAATTTATAGGTCTTTTAGGTACATTTGAAGCTATTGCCAATGGTTTAGGTGCAATCGTTTTTGGGATTTTTGCCGCCAGAATGTCACGAAAGTTGCTGCTTAATCTTGCAATTGGGTTAACTGCTGTCTCTACCCTCGGTTTGTTGTTTATACAGAATGAGCAAAGTGCTATCCTGGCGAGTATATTTTTTGGATTTTTTTACATGATATCCATGCTGGGTGTATTAGAACTAGCAGCAAGAGCTTGTCCTGTTGGTGTGGAAGCAACAACCTACGCACTGCTAATGTCCGTGTATAACCTGGCTAAACAGCCGGGTCCTATCTTGGGTGGTTACTTATATAATCGGGGAATTCCAGTTTCCATCCTTGTCATTGTCAGTGCAGTATTTACAATGCTTTGTTGGTTTCTCATTCCTCTACTCAAGTTAAAGCAAAGCAGTGATACGCCCTCTTAA
- a CDS encoding AIM24 family protein — translation MATFEVITKEGLRLVKVILQHETVKTESGALYYMRGNINMESKAPSAGSFFKSLATGENIFRPTYTGTGELYLEPSLSGFHIIELNGIEWILDKGAYWASDGSVEVSVERNKLFSGLIGGEGLFQTKVKGRGKVVMVAQGPVEEIHLQNDRLVVDGNFAIARTNTLKYRVEKATKSILGSMTSGEFLVNTFEGTGTVLLAPVPYWGEMLLRQIISARPTNTSSSE, via the coding sequence ATGGCAACTTTTGAGGTGATAACAAAAGAAGGATTGCGCTTAGTCAAGGTTATTTTACAACACGAAACCGTGAAAACGGAGTCTGGTGCTTTGTACTATATGCGTGGCAATATTAATATGGAATCTAAAGCACCTTCAGCAGGTAGCTTTTTTAAATCTCTAGCAACAGGTGAGAATATTTTTCGACCCACTTATACAGGAACGGGTGAATTATATTTGGAGCCTTCTTTATCTGGATTTCACATCATAGAGTTAAATGGTATTGAATGGATTTTAGACAAAGGAGCATACTGGGCAAGTGATGGATCTGTAGAAGTCAGTGTTGAGAGAAATAAATTATTTTCTGGTTTAATCGGTGGCGAAGGTTTGTTTCAAACTAAAGTCAAAGGTAGAGGAAAAGTGGTCATGGTAGCCCAAGGACCTGTTGAAGAGATACATTTGCAAAATGACCGCTTGGTTGTCGATGGTAATTTTGCAATCGCTCGCACGAACACCCTAAAATATCGAGTTGAAAAAGCCACTAAGTCTATTTTGGGTTCGATGACTTCGGGTGAGTTTTTAGTCAATACTTTTGAGGGAACTGGTACTGTGCTTCTTGCTCCTGTTCCTTATTGGGGAGAGATGTTGCTGCGTCAAATTATCTCAGCACGTCCGACAAATACTTCTAGTTCAGAATAA
- a CDS encoding retropepsin-like aspartic protease family protein — MELALLVLLMALVIHFPRKSGPARVQRGNSLTPRIEVTFNDDHKEEMILDTGASVTTITQNMAKTLKVKPVGEAVFTLADNKQVKMPLAEVESIEVGGAKVENVLVAIGNVPLLGQSFFGNHEVIIKRDVVEFRE; from the coding sequence ATGGAACTAGCCTTGTTGGTTTTATTGATGGCTCTGGTTATTCATTTCCCACGTAAGTCTGGACCAGCCCGAGTTCAACGGGGAAATAGTCTCACGCCAAGAATTGAAGTTACTTTCAATGACGATCACAAAGAAGAGATGATTTTGGATACAGGTGCTTCTGTCACCACCATCACCCAGAATATGGCAAAAACGTTGAAAGTAAAACCAGTAGGTGAAGCCGTTTTCACACTCGCTGATAATAAACAAGTAAAAATGCCTCTCGCTGAAGTAGAATCGATAGAAGTTGGTGGAGCGAAGGTTGAGAATGTACTGGTTGCAATTGGCAATGTTCCTCTGCTGGGACAAAGCTTTTTTGGAAACCACGAAGTCATTATCAAACGCGATGTTGTAGAATTTCGCGAATAA
- a CDS encoding helix-turn-helix domain-containing protein, whose translation MAGLAPKQLNLSDGDRSELQELVNRHNTGQQIVLRAKIILLASEGKNNGEIARTLNISLDMARLWRNRWFKTSDKKLPTFERLRDSERIGAPVKFSMEQVIKLFALACSKPEDYGRPISHWTPRELADEIIKQGIIESISVRHVGRLLEEAELKPHQSSYWLTPP comes from the coding sequence GTGGCAGGATTAGCTCCAAAACAATTAAACTTAAGCGATGGCGATCGCTCAGAACTGCAAGAGTTGGTAAACCGACACAATACAGGGCAACAAATAGTACTACGTGCAAAAATAATTCTTCTAGCGTCAGAGGGGAAAAATAATGGCGAAATTGCTCGAACATTAAATATAAGTCTGGATATGGCTCGTTTATGGCGAAACCGATGGTTTAAAACTAGCGATAAAAAGTTGCCTACTTTTGAGAGACTACGAGATTCGGAGCGTATTGGGGCACCAGTAAAATTTAGTATGGAGCAAGTAATCAAACTGTTTGCCCTTGCATGTTCAAAACCCGAAGACTACGGACGACCAATAAGTCATTGGACACCAAGAGAACTAGCAGACGAAATTATAAAGCAAGGGATTATTGAAAGCATATCTGTCCGCCATGTTGGAAGATTACTAGAAGAGGCAGAACTTAAACCCCACCAGAGTAGTTACTGGTTAACCCCCCCCTAA
- a CDS encoding acetamidase/formamidase family protein encodes MPHHILKATRETVHLGGFSHLLEPALTVDSGDTVDVETYTGYYVYDKAPPEFVTPAFLDICQNLPPERKVAAGPHLLTGPIYVQGAEPGDVLEVKLEAITPSLPVGFNAIRTGWGALPHQFHQPALRFVPLDLENQITEFPIDSGIKIPLKPFFGILGVATTEASRNSIPPGDYGGNIDNQELQAGTKIFLPIFVPGALFSIGDGHSVQGDGEVNVTAIETSMNGTIQLKVRKDLQLTTPIAETPTDIITMGFGQTLDEALELALKNMIDFLKRFINLSPEDAYVLCSLAVNFRITQVVNSPQKGVHGILSKSILPKAIEL; translated from the coding sequence ATGCCTCACCACATTCTCAAAGCCACCAGGGAAACTGTGCATCTGGGTGGGTTCTCTCATCTTCTAGAACCAGCACTCACTGTTGACTCTGGCGACACAGTTGACGTAGAAACATACACTGGTTACTACGTTTACGACAAAGCACCACCAGAGTTTGTGACACCTGCATTTTTGGATATTTGCCAAAATCTTCCTCCAGAACGCAAAGTTGCAGCCGGACCACATTTGTTGACAGGACCAATATATGTGCAGGGTGCCGAACCTGGAGATGTTTTGGAAGTCAAACTAGAAGCAATCACACCCAGTTTACCTGTTGGCTTTAATGCGATTCGTACAGGTTGGGGAGCATTACCACATCAGTTTCATCAACCAGCTTTAAGATTTGTTCCTCTCGATTTAGAAAATCAGATTACAGAATTTCCAATTGATAGTGGTATCAAAATTCCTCTCAAACCCTTTTTTGGTATCCTGGGTGTCGCAACTACAGAAGCATCCCGAAACTCAATTCCTCCTGGTGATTATGGTGGTAATATTGATAATCAGGAACTCCAAGCTGGGACTAAGATTTTTCTACCAATTTTTGTTCCTGGTGCTTTATTTTCTATCGGTGATGGACACTCAGTTCAAGGAGATGGGGAAGTTAATGTCACCGCAATTGAGACTTCAATGAACGGCACAATTCAGTTAAAAGTTCGTAAAGATTTGCAGTTGACAACGCCGATTGCCGAAACACCTACAGATATCATAACTATGGGATTTGGTCAAACATTAGATGAAGCTTTGGAACTGGCTTTAAAAAACATGATTGACTTTTTAAAACGCTTCATCAATTTGTCACCGGAAGATGCTTATGTTTTGTGTAGTTTAGCCGTGAATTTTCGCATTACTCAAGTTGTCAACAGTCCGCAAAAAGGTGTTCATGGAATTTTATCAAAGTCCATTTTGCCTAAAGCAATTGAATTATAG